A region of Polyodon spathula isolate WHYD16114869_AA chromosome 4, ASM1765450v1, whole genome shotgun sequence DNA encodes the following proteins:
- the recql4 gene encoding ATP-dependent DNA helicase Q4 → MDRYNNLKVLLKSWESSFIQEHKRKPNKDDVDKAPGEIRELYKEYRAVKRARESENTESRDHANSGPTGQAQHPEPHAAGKASDCWGSHLNRANVATTPKLTPKEKDSLKTSAQYFGMKLKSNLGAFSKDRPTSLRKSFTPKRTPLKSFNENPDPMDKADLVLPMPKPANTMPNPTPVPALDLEEKEEPFPTIQGFTPSRITPSPAGAPKGLGSRVQCLQPSMTKRLLSVDPSWLERCQVFGDVAVQEKPVVGNLATPAPPLKESDWDFEDDESEYLPVSVTKKEQEPQKPLKLQETEESKNYVPFVPKEVTKASRKRPRVADSEGEKCLETPGAAKKKRRTKKESLSTARKISESDASDKDEGARAETEKEKAKVPTENLLGEVEYEEVRVSRAEVRNSAVSRTAPKRDGNFVKINLKKKSHVKGYALRGAALRKQMYVQKFQLKGERFGGGGGGGGRRGSFNRGGDSCFKCGGTGHWARDCKGRAPAPALEKVVDEEEAAEEQFELPTLEEVARSTSTLRSDPIVPSSFSQEEKSEMKEEDHVFMNVIRPDYEKPTPPPAMEPLYSLREDGKVIDTPAEVYEALADFGYKSFRPGQEVALMRILSGLSTLVVLSTGMGKSLCYQLPAYLYAKRSKSIALVVSPLVSLMDDQVSGLPPKVKAICIHSNMSKNQREAAIEKVKEGNVHVLLLSPEALVGGGHAGPGCLPPADQLPPVSFACIDEAHCVSEWSHNFRPCYLRLCKVLRDRLGVRCLLGLTATATLATARDIARHLEIRDEDGIAVRSAAIPPNLQLSVSMDRDRDQALVCLLKGDRFGSLDSVIVYCTRREETSRISALLRTCLQGVLLKESSEPLGEGEDTHGKRKKALAKKKIRKPLKWMAESYHAGMTGAQRRRVQNNFMCGELRIVVATVAFGMGLDKSDVRGIIHYNMPKSFESYVQEIGRAGRDGKSAHCHLFLDPDGGDLSELRRHIYADTVDFYTVKKLVQKAFPPCMCRQIHQKQQNLMRAGEVDDAEMFDLLDPSNEPSANQQEQGGEPEKGVKKGPEQGAEQGPEQGVDQGPEQEPGAEQGPEQGVDQGPEQEQGVDQGPEQEQGLEPEQGPEQEAELEKEEEESEVPMADESNKAPRVCHTHERAISIQETVDSLDITEEGIETILCYLELHPQQWVEMLHPTLSTCRLVCYSGPQQLGMIAKMCPPVAVTLARQRMAGVKHTHTSSLEFDVVELSDSMGWELLLVKRGLRQLQWNTQRGPVGFKGTGRSGVLVEFSNLSFHFRSYGDLTHQELDGVCQFLHQRVLAQEKTQLYQLLACFKAFRSVAYRNCSSCTDELDVERSLKLKALLKDYFDKKVDLDLSKKYQEYLEEEEALSKFKIKDWEDQIRADVRSFLSTHVDEKFSGRAIARIFHGIGSPCYPAVTYGRDRRYWRKYINFDFNEIIRMATQEIIGTK, encoded by the exons ATGGATCGTTACAATAACCTGAAAGTCCTGTTGAAGAGCTGGGAGTCATCCTTTATTCAAGAACACAAGAGAAAACCAAACAAG GATGATGTAGATAAAGCACCAGGAGAGATTAGAG AACTTTACAAAGAATACAGAGCTGTGAAACGAGCAAGAGAAAGTGAGAATACAGAGAGCAGAGACCATGCAAATTCAGGGCCCACGGGCCAAGCCCAGCACCCAGAGCCCCACGCAGCAGGAAAG GCTTCTGATTGCTGGGGCTCACATCTGAACCGGGCAAACGTGGCAACAACGCCGAAACTGACCCCGAAAGAAAAGGACTCTCTGAAGACTTCAGCACAGTACTTTGGAATGAAGTTAAAATCTAACCTGGGAGCATTCAGCAAG GACCGCCCAACATCTTTAAGGAAATCTTTCACACCAAAGAGAACTCCACTAAAGTCATTTAATGAGAACCCAGACCCCATGGATAAGGCAGACCTAGTTCTTCCCATGCCAAAACCAGCTAACACTATGCCCAACCCAACCCCTGTGCCAGCCTTGGATCTGGAGGAAAAGGAAGAACCATTTCCCACAATTCAAGGCTTCACTCCATCCAGGATCACGCCGTCCCCAGCCGGTGCACCAAAGGGCCTTGGGAGCAGAGTCCAATGCTTACAGCCTTCCATGACAAAGAGGTTGCTGTCGGTGGACCCAAGCTGGCTGGAGCGTTGCCAGGTGTTTGGAGACGTGGCGGTTCAGGAGAAGCCTGTGGTAGGAAACTTGGCAACACCGGCTCCACCACTGAAGGAAAGTGATTGGGACTTTGAAGATGATGAATCAGAGTACTTGCCAGTCAGCGTGACTAAGAAAGAACAAGAACCTCAAAAGCCTCTAAAGCTTCAGGAGACTGAAGAGAGTAAAAATTATGTCCCCTTTGTTCCAAAAGAGGTGACGAAAGCAAGCAGAAAGAGACCAAGGGTGGCAGATTCTGAGGGAGAGAAATGTTTGGAAACGCCAGGTGCGGCCAAAAAGAAGAGAAGGACTAAGAAAGAGTCTCTCTCCACAGCACGCAAGATATCTGAGAGCGATGCATCTGATAAGGACGAAGGAGCCAGGGCGGAAACAGAAAAGGAGAAAGCAAAGGTACCCACTGAGAATCTTCTGGGAGAAGTGGAATACGAAGAGGTTAGAGTCAGCAGGGCAGAGGTTCGGAACAGTGCTGTGTCAAG aacAGCACCAAAGAGAGATGGAAACTTTGTGAAAATTAATCTAAAGAAGAAATCGCATGTGAAAGGCTATGCTCTGAGAGGGGCGGCCCTTCGCAAACAG ATGTACGTGCAGAAGTTTCAGCTTAAGGGTGAGCGatttggaggaggaggaggaggaggaggaaggcgGGGCAGTTTTAATCGGGGTGGCGATAGCTGTTTCAAATGTGGAGGCACTGGGCACTGGGCCAGGGACTGCAAGGGCAGAG CTCCAGCGCCTGCTTTGGAGAAGGTTGTCGACGAGGAAGAAGCTGCTGAAGAGCAGTTTGAGTTGCCCACTCTAGAGGAAGTGGCTCGCTCCACAAGCACCCTGCGCAGTGATCCAATAG TCCCCTCCAGCTTCAGTCAGGAGGAGAAGTCTGAGATGAAGGAGGAGGATCATGTGTTCATGAATGTGATCAGGCCAGATTATGAAAAGCCTACCCCTCCTCCAGCCATGGAACCACTCTACAGCCTTAGGGAGGACGGCAAGGTTATCG ATACCCCTGCTGAGGTTTACGAGGCTCTGGCAGACTTTGGCTACAAGTCCTTCAGACCTGGTCAGGAAGTGGCCCTCATGAGAATCCTCTCAG GTCTGTCCACTCTGGTGGTCCTCTCCACTGGAATGGGGAAATCTCTCTGCTACCAGCTGCCAGCCTACTTGTATGCCAAGAGGTCAAAAAGCATTGCCTTGGTTGTGTCTCCTCTAGTGTCTCTGATGGACGATCAG GTTTCTGGACTCCCTCCCAAAGTGAAGGCTATTTGTATTCATTCCAACATGTCAAAGAACCAAAGAGAGGCTGCTATTGAAAAG GTGAAGGAAGGCAATGTCCATgtgctgctgctgtctccagaggcCCTGGTTGGAGGAGGGCATGCTGGGCCGGGCTGCCTGCCCCCTGCTGACCAGCTCCCTCCAGTGTCCTTCGCATGCATTGATGAGGCTCACTGTGTGTCGGAGTGGTCCCACAACTTCCGACCCTGCTACCTGAGGCTATGCAAG GTTCTCAGAGACCGGCTGGGGGTGCGCTGCCTGCTGGGCTTGACAGCCACCGCCACTCTGGCCACAGCCCGTGACATTGCCCGTCACCTGGAGATCAGGGATGAGGATGGGATAGCCGTCCGCTCTGCTGCCATCCCACCcaacctgcagctttctgtgtccaTGGACAGAGACCGGGATCAG GCCCTCGTGTGTCTGCTGAAGGGGGACCGGTTTGGCTCCCTGGACTCAGTCATTGTGTACTGCACTCGGCGGGAGGAGACGAGCCGAATCTCAGCCCTGCTCCGGACCTGCTTGCAGGGGGTGCTGTTGAAAGAGTCCTCGGAGCCGCTGGGAGAAGGAGAGGACACACATGGGAAACGAAAGAAGGCACTTG CTAAAAAGAAGATCCGGAAGCCGTTGAAGTGGATGGCTGAGTCATACCATGCCGGCATGACGGGGGCTCAACGCCGGAGAGTTCAGAACAACTTCATGTGCGGGGAGCTGCGTATCGTCGTGGCGACAGTGGCCTTCGGGATGGGCTTGGATAAGTCTGATGTCCGGGGGATCATCCACTACAACATGCCCAAGAGCTTCGAGAGCTATGTGCAGGAGATCGGCAGGGCTGGCAGAGATGGGAAGTCAGCACACTGTCACCTGTTTCTCGATCCTGAT GGAGGAGATCTGAGTGAGCTTCGCAGGCACATATATGCAGATACAGTGGATTTTTACACTGTCAAGAAGCTGGTCCAGAAGGCATTCCCTCCTTGCATGTGTCGGCAGATTCATCAGAAGCAACAGAACTTAATGAGG GCTGGGGAGGTGGATGATGCAGAGATGTTTGATCTCCTTGACCCTTCCAATGAGCCATCAGCTAACCAGCAGGAGCAGGGGGGGGAACCGGAGAAGGGGGTGAAGAAGGGGCCTGAGCAGGGGGCAGAGCAAGGGCCCGAGCAGGGGGTGGATCAGGGGCCCGAGCAGGAGCCGGGGGCGGAGCAGGGGCCGGAGCAGGGGGTGGATCAGGGGCCCGAGCAGGAGCAGGGGGTGGATCAAGGGCCCGAGCAGGAACAAGGGCTGGAGCCAGAGCAGGGGCCCGAGCAGGAGGCAGAGCTGGAAAAGGAGGAGGAAGAGTCAGAGGTGCCAATGGCCGATGAAAGCAATAAAGCACCCAGAGTATGCCACACACATGAACGAGCGATTTCTATCCAGGAAACTGTAGATTCTCTTGATATCACAGAGGAAG GTATAGAGACCATCCTGTGCTACTTGGAGCTGCACCCCCAGCAGTGGGTGGAGATGCTGCACCCCACCCTCTCCACCTGTCGGCTGGTCTGTTACAGTGGTCCCCAGCAGCTCGGGATGATCGCTAAGAT GTGCCCCCCAGTCGCGGTCACTCTGGCTCGTCAGCGCATGGCTGGGGTGAAGCACACCCACACCAGCTCACTGGAGTTTGATGTGGTGGAGCTATCAGACTCCATGGGCTGGGAGCTGCTCCTTGTCAAGAGAGGACTGAGGCAGCTCCAGTGGAACACACAAAGAG GTCCCGTGGGCTTCAAGGGGACAGGCAGGAGTGGTGTCCTGGTGGAGTTCTCAAACCTTTCCTTCCACTTCCGTTCCTATGGAGACCTGACTCACCAGGAGCTGGATGGTGTGTGTCAGTTCCTGCACCAGAGGGTGCTGGCCCAGGAGAAGACTCAGCTTTACCAGCTTCTAGCCTGCTTCAAGGCTTTCCGCAG TGTCGCATATCGCAACTGCAGTTCCTGCACAGATGAGCTGGATGTGGAAAGGAGTCTCAAGCTCAAAGCTTTGCTGAAAGACTATTTTGATAAGAAGGTCGACCTGGACCTGAGCAAAAAGTACCAGGAGTATCTAGAGGAGGAGGAAGCGCTCAGCAAGTTCAAG ATAAAAGACTGGGAGGACCAGATCCGAGCAGATGTCAGAAGTTTCCTTTCCACCCACGTGGATGAGAAGTTCTCTGGAAGAGCAATAGCCAGAATATTCCATGGAATTG GAAGCCCTTGTTACCCAGCAGTGACGTATGGAAGGGACAGAAGATACTGGAGGAAATATATCAATTTTGATTTCAATGAAATAATCAGAATGGCGACTCAAGAAATAATTGGAACAAAGTAA